ATGGATGGCGACACGATCTTGCTTGATATGGGGGTCATTCGGTGACCACTACGAAGACCACCTGTCCTTATTGCGGCGTTGGTTGTGGAGTTCTTGCGACACGTGAAGCGGATGGTTCTGTCAGCATCAAAGGCGACCCGGATCATCCCGCCAACTTTGGGCGTTTGTGCTCGAAAGGTTCAGCCCTTGGCGAAACGCTCGATTTGGAAGGACGTCTGCTTTATCCGGAAATAAGCGGGGAGCGAGCTTCTTGGGATCAAGCGCTTGATCTTGTGGCCGATAAGTTCTCTAAAGCGATTGCCGAGCATGGGCCTGATAGCGTTGCCTTTTATGTTTCCGGTCAAATTCTGACCGAGGATTATTATGTCGCCAATAAGCTGATGAAAGGCTTTATTGGTTCGGCCAATATCGACACTAATTCGCGACTTTGCATGGCGTCTTCGGTTGCGGGACATCGTCGTGCCTTTGGGACAGACACGGTTCCCGGCACCTATGAAGATTTAGAGCTTGCCGATCTTATCATTCTGGTTGGTTCGAACTTGGCGTGGTGCCATCCGGTTATCTATCAGCGTATTGCTGCGACGAAAGAAGCGCGCCCTGAGATGAAGGTTGTGCTGATTGACCCACGCCGCACAATGACCGCTGATCTGGCCGACCATCATTTGGCAATTAAGCCTGATGGCGATGTTGCTTTGTTTAATGGGCTTTTGGCGCATCTGTCTAAGAGCAGCGTGCTCGATCATGATTATATTGAGGCTCATACATCGGGTTTTGAAGATGCTTTGGTCGCTGCTTCGGGTATGTCATCAGATCAACTGTGTGAACACACTGGCCTTGAGCTGGATGAATTGAATGCGTTTTATGACTTGGTGAGCGCCACACAAAAGACGGTGACGGTTTATTCTCAAGGCGTGAACCAGTCTTCTAGTGGCAGCGATAAGGTCAATGCGATCATCAATTGTCATTTAGCAACGGGGCGCATTGGTCGGCCTGGCATGGGGCCGTTTTCGATCACAGGTCAGCCCAATGCCATGGGTGGGCGTGAAGTGGGCGGGCTTGCGAATATGCTGGCCTCTCATATGAATATTGAAAATGCGGATCATCGCGATTTGGTTCAAGAATTTTGGCAATCGCCGACAATCGCGGATAGGCAAGGCCTGAAAGCGGTCGATATGTTTAAGGCTGTTGGGGATGGTCGCATTAAAGCGCTTTGGATTATGGCGACCAATCCGGTTGATAGCATGCCGGATGCGGACCGTGTGCAAGAAGCCATCAAAAATTGTCCTTTTGTTGTTGTCTCAGATGTAGCGGCCACCACAGATACGGTGCGTCATGGACATGTTAAATTGCCAGCGATGGGGTGGGGCGAAAAAGATGGCACTGTGACCAATTCAGAGCGGCGCATCTCGCATCAGAAATCTTTTCTGAGCGCTCCCGCAGACGCGAAAGCAGATTGGTGGCACATGGCCGAAGTCGCTAAACGGATGGGTTTTCAAGAGGCTTTTGAGTGGGAAAATAGTGCAGCAATATTCAGAGAATTTGCAGCGCTCTCCGCCTACAAGAATGAGGGTGAACGAGACTTTGATATTGGCGCTTATGCTGCAATCAATACCAAAGACTATCATGAGCTTGAACCATTTCAATGGCCGCAAGCATTAGGGGAGGGGCTCAAGGAAACGCGCTTTTTTGCTGAGGGTGATTTTTATACGCCTGATCGCAAAGGTCGCTTTTTATCTGTTGCCGCTGAACCGAAAAATTATAGCACGCCATCGCATCCCTTTATATTGAACACAGGCCGTGTGCGCGATCATTGGCACACTATGACGCGAACTGGTAAAACGGCACGCTTATCGTCACATATGGCTGAGCCCTATGTTGAAATTCACCCAAAGGATGCGATAAGCCTTGGCATTGGGGATGCGGACCTTGTTCGAGTTTCAAATGATAATGGTGAGATTATCGTGCGTGCGCTGATTACGGATCGTCAACGAAGCGGTTCGGTCTTTGTGCCAATGCACTGGACGGATCAATTCTCAGGCAAGGCACGGGTTGATACTTTGGTGCCACCTGTAACGGATGCGTTCTCAGGTCAGCCTGCATTGAAAACCAGTAGCGTTCAGCTATCGCGCTATCAAGCAGTGCAATATGGGTTTTTGATCAGCCGTAATGAACCGTGCTTTGATAAGGTGCCCTATTGGTCGAAAGCCCGGTGTAATGCTGGTTGGCAGGCTGAAATTGGTTTTGATGCGGTTATTGAAAGCCCAACTGATTTTGCTGCAAAGTTGTTTGATATCCCTGAAGACATCATACCACTGACCTATAATGACGAACGGCAAGGTGAGGCAAGATGTGCTTGGTTTGATGGCAACACTTTGCACTCGGCGATTTATCTTTCAGCCAGTCCTGTATCGGCCTCACGCAGTTTGCTGATTGCGCTGATGGGTGAAGAACAGGATAATCTTGCTGCTCGCGCCCATGTTTTGGCCGCCCGTCCAAGCGCAGATATGCCAGACAAAGGTGCTATTATTTGTTCTTGTTATAATGTTGGTGCCAATGAGATAGTTACTGCTGCGGCTGGGGGGTGTCATAGTGTTGGTATGATAGGCGAGCGGTTGAATGCCGGTACGAATTGCGGTTCATGCCGAAGTGAAATTGCGGGGATCATTGGTCTGAACAAATTAGAAGCTGCGGAGTAATTGAACAGGCAGCAGGATTAGTTCTTGTTGTCGATCGCAGTCACCTGCTCGCACCAGCTTTTTCTTGCTTTATTGCGGCGATAGGGTCTGGCTATATCTTCTTTCAATAAAACATCGCCAACAGAGATGCCGTTGGCATTGTCGACAAAGGCGATAACGCGGCCACCGTATTTGCCTTGTGAAATATTACGCAAGGTGACGGGCATTGAGCCTTTTGATATTTTAACAAGAGAGGCAAGCCGCTGGCGGGCTTTTTGGGCAAGTCTGCGCTCCAAGGGGCAGGAAGCAGAAAGCTCGGGTGTGTCAATGCCACGCAAGCGCACAGAGATGTCTATTGTCTGACCAATCCAGATTTTAGCCCGTACTTTAAGGGTATCCCCGTCGACCACCCGAACAACAGTGGCGGGTATAGGACCGCGTAGACGTTCTGCGGAAAGTGCTGTGGGGGATGCAAAAATGCATAGAAAAAGGAGAAGCCAACGAATCATCATGGCGTGATTTTTAGGCTAAAATTCCTAGGAATACAATCTTAAATTAGAAATCGCTGATAATGCCGTCTTTTTCCCAGTCGCCATATCTTATTGCTTCTGGGCCATCCCGCCCATTGATTTCTTTGGGACGTTGGGTGATTTGTGCATCGCGTTTGGTGCGCCGTTCAGCGGCCTCTTTGAGTGCGCGTTCGGCTGCTGGGGTTAGCTTTTTTTTTGGCGTGTCGGCTTCTTCCACGTGGAGGACATCCATTGTAGTTTTTATTTATTGATACCATATACTGAATACAGTCAGCTTTGAAAGTCTAACACGAGGTATGATGCGTTGAATTATGCAAAAACAGGTTTGCTTCTTGCCGTAATAACGGGGCTTTTCGTTAGTATTGGGTTTTTGCTTGGTGGCACAGGCGGCATGGTGATTGCTTTTGGCATCGCGGTTGCCATGAATGTCTTTAGTTATTGGAACTCGGATAAAATGGTCTTGCGTATGCATAATGCGCGCGAGGTCGATGAACAATCAGCGCCTGAATATTATAATATGGTGGCGGAATTGGCTGATAATGCGGATCTGCCGATGCCTGCGGTTTATATTATTGA
This window of the Hyphomicrobiales bacterium genome carries:
- a CDS encoding molybdopterin-dependent oxidoreductase, giving the protein MTTTKTTCPYCGVGCGVLATREADGSVSIKGDPDHPANFGRLCSKGSALGETLDLEGRLLYPEISGERASWDQALDLVADKFSKAIAEHGPDSVAFYVSGQILTEDYYVANKLMKGFIGSANIDTNSRLCMASSVAGHRRAFGTDTVPGTYEDLELADLIILVGSNLAWCHPVIYQRIAATKEARPEMKVVLIDPRRTMTADLADHHLAIKPDGDVALFNGLLAHLSKSSVLDHDYIEAHTSGFEDALVAASGMSSDQLCEHTGLELDELNAFYDLVSATQKTVTVYSQGVNQSSSGSDKVNAIINCHLATGRIGRPGMGPFSITGQPNAMGGREVGGLANMLASHMNIENADHRDLVQEFWQSPTIADRQGLKAVDMFKAVGDGRIKALWIMATNPVDSMPDADRVQEAIKNCPFVVVSDVAATTDTVRHGHVKLPAMGWGEKDGTVTNSERRISHQKSFLSAPADAKADWWHMAEVAKRMGFQEAFEWENSAAIFREFAALSAYKNEGERDFDIGAYAAINTKDYHELEPFQWPQALGEGLKETRFFAEGDFYTPDRKGRFLSVAAEPKNYSTPSHPFILNTGRVRDHWHTMTRTGKTARLSSHMAEPYVEIHPKDAISLGIGDADLVRVSNDNGEIIVRALITDRQRSGSVFVPMHWTDQFSGKARVDTLVPPVTDAFSGQPALKTSSVQLSRYQAVQYGFLISRNEPCFDKVPYWSKARCNAGWQAEIGFDAVIESPTDFAAKLFDIPEDIIPLTYNDERQGEARCAWFDGNTLHSAIYLSASPVSASRSLLIALMGEEQDNLAARAHVLAARPSADMPDKGAIICSCYNVGANEIVTAAAGGCHSVGMIGERLNAGTNCGSCRSEIAGIIGLNKLEAAE
- a CDS encoding thermonuclease family protein — encoded protein: MMIRWLLLFLCIFASPTALSAERLRGPIPATVVRVVDGDTLKVRAKIWIGQTIDISVRLRGIDTPELSASCPLERRLAQKARQRLASLVKISKGSMPVTLRNISQGKYGGRVIAFVDNANGISVGDVLLKEDIARPYRRNKARKSWCEQVTAIDNKN
- a CDS encoding DUF1674 domain-containing protein, whose protein sequence is MDVLHVEEADTPKKKLTPAAERALKEAAERRTKRDAQITQRPKEINGRDGPEAIRYGDWEKDGIISDF